One Streptomyces mobaraensis NBRC 13819 = DSM 40847 DNA segment encodes these proteins:
- the wecB gene encoding non-hydrolyzing UDP-N-acetylglucosamine 2-epimerase, whose protein sequence is MTLPTRSIAIVLGTRPELVKLTDLVRLLGPAAHLIHTGQHYDEDLSGRFLTELGLPEPTLLTGVGGKPRAVQISAALEQLDELFTAEPPLAVVVQGDTNAALAGALAANARGIPLVHVEAGLRSHDRNMPEEHNRVLIDRVADVLCAATEDNRANLLAEGLEDARIAVTGNTVVEAVRNQLPSAAERAALLDARGLTADGYVLATAHRPENTDDPAALRAILTELAALVADDRPVLLPLHPRTRARIEAAGLAALLAPLTVTAPLGYSEFLALARHAALLVSDSGGIQEECTVLGRPLVVVRRSTERPEAMTDFAELVAPGPAIGAAARRRLAEGPEGLARLAALPSPFGDGLASERITALLAGIATPVRLAA, encoded by the coding sequence ATGACCCTGCCCACCCGCAGCATCGCCATAGTCCTCGGCACCCGCCCCGAACTCGTCAAGCTCACGGACCTCGTCCGCCTCCTCGGCCCCGCCGCCCACCTGATCCACACCGGTCAGCACTACGACGAGGACCTTTCGGGCCGCTTCCTGACGGAACTGGGCCTCCCGGAGCCCACCCTCCTCACCGGCGTCGGCGGCAAGCCCCGCGCCGTGCAGATCTCCGCCGCCCTGGAGCAGCTCGACGAGCTGTTCACCGCCGAGCCGCCGCTCGCCGTCGTCGTCCAGGGCGACACCAACGCCGCCCTGGCCGGCGCGCTGGCCGCCAACGCCCGGGGCATCCCGCTGGTGCACGTCGAGGCCGGCCTGCGCAGCCACGACCGGAACATGCCCGAGGAGCACAACCGCGTCCTCATCGACCGCGTCGCTGACGTGCTCTGCGCGGCCACCGAGGACAACCGCGCCAACCTCCTCGCCGAGGGCCTGGAGGACGCCCGGATCGCCGTCACCGGCAACACCGTCGTCGAGGCCGTCCGCAACCAGCTCCCCTCCGCCGCCGAGCGCGCCGCGCTGCTGGACGCGCGAGGGCTGACCGCCGACGGCTACGTCCTCGCCACCGCGCACCGCCCGGAGAACACCGACGACCCGGCCGCCCTGCGCGCGATCCTCACCGAGCTCGCCGCGCTGGTCGCCGACGACCGCCCGGTCCTGCTGCCGCTGCACCCCCGTACCCGCGCCCGGATCGAGGCGGCCGGCCTCGCCGCCCTCCTCGCGCCGCTGACGGTGACCGCGCCGCTCGGCTACTCCGAGTTCCTGGCCCTGGCCCGGCACGCGGCCCTGCTCGTGTCCGACTCCGGCGGCATCCAGGAGGAGTGCACGGTCCTCGGCCGTCCGCTGGTGGTCGTCCGGCGCTCCACGGAGCGGCCGGAGGCGATGACCGACTTCGCGGAGCTCGTCGCCCCGGGCCCGGCGATCGGCGCCGCCGCGCGCCGGCGGCTCGCCGAGGGCCCGGAGGGCCTGGCCCGCCTGGCCGCGCTGCCCAGCCCGTTCGGCGACGGCCTCGCCTCGGAGCGGATCACGGCCCTGCTGGCCGGCATCGCCACACCGGTGCGCCTGGCGGCGTAA
- a CDS encoding glycosyltransferase family 2 protein, with the protein MFQSPFFLIFPFFLLACFLLYWAGARHAYTRRPIAEHGDPAAFDWHFFVPCRDEEAVVATTVGRLRADHPRAHVWVIDDDSDDRTGAIVAELAERDRRVHLVRRHRPEARQGKGAALNAAYDELNQFLSRDTDRERVVVCVVDADGQLDPNALNVVSGPQGFGDPETGGVQVSVRMRNTGDERPLPDRGRARNAFARLLVRMQDMEFSVSNAGMQLLRARTGSVGLGGNGQFTRLASLDRIAAAERRPWKRGALLEDYELGLHMILTGDRINHITDTWVSQEGLPHGRRFLTQRTRWAQGNLQCVRYAPRIISSRHYGGRGVLETLYTFLQPVAHLVTLALCAVMFALLGLTAAEDGAGAAFGGMLALWPLVLALAVVSVLPFVLWGPVYRRDRADDRSLLTALLWGLALWLYAYHLFPASARGFLRMLRGRNGWAKTRRNAEATDSGPVAIEV; encoded by the coding sequence GTGTTCCAGAGCCCCTTCTTCCTCATATTCCCCTTCTTCCTCCTCGCCTGCTTCCTCCTCTACTGGGCCGGCGCCCGCCACGCCTACACGCGGCGCCCGATCGCCGAGCACGGCGACCCCGCCGCCTTCGACTGGCACTTCTTCGTCCCCTGCCGGGACGAGGAGGCCGTCGTCGCGACGACCGTCGGCCGGCTGCGCGCCGACCACCCCCGCGCGCACGTCTGGGTCATCGACGACGACAGCGACGACCGCACCGGCGCGATCGTCGCCGAACTCGCCGAGCGCGACCGCCGCGTCCACCTGGTGCGCCGGCACCGCCCGGAGGCCCGGCAGGGCAAGGGCGCGGCGCTCAACGCCGCGTACGACGAGCTGAACCAGTTCCTCTCCCGGGACACCGACCGCGAGCGGGTCGTCGTCTGCGTCGTCGACGCCGACGGGCAGCTGGACCCCAACGCGCTGAACGTCGTCAGCGGCCCGCAGGGCTTCGGCGACCCGGAGACCGGCGGCGTCCAGGTCAGCGTCCGGATGCGGAACACCGGGGACGAGCGCCCGCTGCCCGACCGCGGCCGGGCGCGGAACGCCTTCGCGCGGCTGCTGGTGCGCATGCAGGACATGGAGTTCTCCGTCTCCAACGCCGGCATGCAGCTGCTCCGGGCCCGCACCGGCTCCGTCGGCCTGGGCGGCAACGGGCAGTTCACCCGCCTCGCCTCGCTCGACCGGATAGCCGCGGCCGAGCGGCGGCCCTGGAAGCGCGGCGCCCTGCTGGAGGACTACGAGCTGGGCCTGCACATGATCCTCACCGGTGACCGGATCAACCACATCACCGACACCTGGGTCTCCCAGGAGGGGCTGCCGCACGGCCGCCGGTTCCTCACCCAGCGCACCCGCTGGGCGCAGGGCAACCTCCAGTGCGTCCGCTACGCGCCGCGCATCATCTCCTCGCGCCACTACGGCGGCCGGGGCGTCCTGGAGACCCTCTACACCTTCCTCCAGCCCGTCGCCCACCTGGTGACGCTCGCGCTGTGCGCCGTCATGTTCGCGCTGCTGGGCCTGACCGCCGCCGAGGACGGCGCCGGGGCGGCGTTCGGCGGCATGCTGGCGCTGTGGCCGCTGGTCCTCGCGCTGGCCGTCGTCTCGGTGCTGCCGTTCGTGCTGTGGGGCCCGGTCTACCGCCGCGACCGCGCCGACGACCGCTCGCTGCTCACCGCCCTGCTGTGGGGCCTGGCCCTGTGGCTGTACGCCTACCACCTCTTCCCGGCGTCGGCCCGCGGCTTCCTGCGGATGCTGCGCGGCCGCAACGGCTGGGCCAAGACCCGCCGCAACGCCGAGGCTACGGACTCCGGCCCGGTCGCCATCGAGGTCTGA